The proteins below come from a single Desulfitobacterium metallireducens DSM 15288 genomic window:
- a CDS encoding cbb3-type cytochrome c oxidase subunit I — translation MKLNQTVLGFIISKILKKTRQNDEDQKARVEKENGKKRGGQALSRRFAFLACALFVVQGFVAILGATSLVVPDLPSPVPYEYGRSVHLGLATCWPLIGAMGMVYFFTVDELKADLYSLKIVRWQFWIVVLSTAGLLGTLTFRIGNGREFLDGLPMFYAGISLAILLCAYNLIQTLKKSKQHITPASAIMTGGMVFLGLLLIPNVLNYTNPIVDEAVKYWVVHLWEEMAFELITSGFIASFFIASGLVEKKDMEKWLYLEASLAVSGGLFGTGHHYYWIGYPAIWLIIGVVFSLIQMIPVILLAHLTYKGLKRHRPLKRVEKLTLWMILSSLLYHLTGASMLGMLMTIPWVNLYTHGTYITSGHAHLALFGVMGFLVLAGSHAILSRGTVLSRKSYIWAVAGVLFLNLGVITMSSSLLVAGFLQSYLWRYLGMDFTQVQGLISPYLLARVAGGSFYTVGSILFGWRIVNVWWLTREDGKISEEVSKRI, via the coding sequence ATGAAACTAAATCAGACGGTTCTAGGGTTTATCATTTCTAAAATCCTAAAGAAAACACGTCAAAATGATGAAGATCAGAAGGCCCGTGTCGAAAAGGAAAATGGGAAAAAGCGAGGTGGGCAAGCGCTCTCCCGACGATTCGCATTTTTGGCGTGTGCATTATTTGTCGTACAGGGATTTGTGGCCATTTTAGGAGCAACTTCACTCGTGGTACCTGATTTACCCTCTCCGGTTCCTTATGAATATGGCCGTTCTGTTCATCTTGGATTGGCAACCTGCTGGCCCTTAATCGGCGCGATGGGAATGGTATATTTCTTTACCGTCGATGAACTGAAGGCTGATTTATATTCACTTAAAATTGTCCGTTGGCAATTTTGGATTGTTGTATTGTCGACGGCAGGATTGTTGGGGACGTTGACCTTCCGCATCGGAAATGGTCGGGAGTTTCTTGATGGTCTGCCGATGTTCTATGCTGGAATTTCTTTAGCCATTCTGCTGTGTGCTTATAATCTGATCCAAACGTTGAAAAAATCTAAGCAGCATATAACTCCGGCGTCCGCGATTATGACGGGAGGAATGGTTTTTCTTGGCCTTTTATTAATCCCGAATGTGCTCAACTATACTAATCCGATAGTTGATGAAGCAGTAAAGTATTGGGTCGTCCATCTTTGGGAGGAAATGGCCTTTGAGTTGATAACCAGCGGCTTTATTGCATCCTTTTTTATTGCATCAGGGTTAGTTGAAAAGAAAGATATGGAGAAATGGCTTTATCTCGAAGCGAGTTTGGCGGTTAGCGGGGGTCTGTTTGGTACAGGACATCATTATTATTGGATTGGATATCCAGCAATTTGGTTAATTATTGGCGTAGTTTTCAGCCTAATTCAAATGATCCCTGTGATCTTACTTGCTCATTTAACGTATAAAGGATTGAAGAGACATCGTCCACTGAAACGAGTGGAAAAGCTTACCTTATGGATGATTTTGAGTAGTTTGCTTTATCACCTGACGGGTGCTTCGATGCTCGGAATGTTAATGACGATACCGTGGGTTAATCTTTATACGCATGGAACCTATATCACGTCTGGACATGCCCATTTGGCATTATTTGGAGTCATGGGTTTTCTAGTTTTAGCGGGATCTCACGCTATTCTAAGTCGTGGCACAGTCCTTTCCCGAAAGAGCTATATTTGGGCTGTTGCCGGTGTTCTCTTTTTGAATCTGGGAGTTATAACCATGAGTTCAAGCCTTCTTGTAGCGGGATTTTTACAAAGTTATCTATGGCGGTACTTAGGGATGGATTTTACGCAAGTTCAGGGGTTGATAAGTCCGTATTTACTCGCTCGGGTAGCGGGCGGTTCTTTTTATACGGTGGGGAGTATACTCTTCGGCTGGAGAATAGTTAATGTCTGGTGGCTAACGAGAGAGGATGGAAAAATAAGTGAAG
- a CDS encoding cytochrome c → MSEGAISGKQVWQRHECVSCHTIFGNGGYVGADMTHIVAQRGSEYVLNYLVKPPVMLPNRKLHHPGLSGSEATQIVEYFEYLDKIPTLGWPPQPQKAEKES, encoded by the coding sequence ATGAGTGAAGGCGCAATCTCTGGAAAGCAGGTGTGGCAAAGACATGAGTGTGTCAGTTGCCATACCATTTTTGGCAACGGAGGTTATGTGGGGGCAGATATGACCCATATCGTCGCTCAACGCGGGAGTGAATACGTACTTAATTATTTAGTAAAACCTCCAGTGATGCTCCCTAATAGGAAACTACATCACCCGGGTCTATCCGGTTCAGAGGCAACGCAAATCGTTGAATACTTCGAGTATCTTGATAAGATCCCAACTCTAGGTTGGCCCCCGCAGCCCCAAAAGGCGGAAAAGGAATCATGA
- a CDS encoding glycerate kinase family protein encodes MHILIAVDSFKGSLSSQQVGEAITEGIHKVFPEATSYILPMADGGEGTVEALVQARQGKILKTKVTSPLGESIESFLGQLPDGMVVLEMAAASGLPLVPAELRNPLVTTTKGTGELILKAMDLGARDIILGIGGSATNDGGAGMAQALGVKLLDKEGRELKPGGGELVRLASIDLTQVDPRLKNTKITVMCDVDNPLCGPRGASAVFGPQKGASSEMVQILDRNLEHYAQIIKEQLGLDLKDIPGSGAAGGIGAGLLAFTNAELKTGVETILDTVKFDQMQEEADLIITGEGRIDSQSLYGKVPMGVVKRAVKQAKPVLAIVGSIGPGAEALYDYGLSSIVSIVNGPMMLETSIEQAYELTIGATERAFRILQISL; translated from the coding sequence ATGCATATTTTAATTGCAGTTGATTCATTTAAAGGAAGTTTATCAAGTCAACAGGTCGGAGAGGCGATTACGGAAGGGATTCATAAGGTGTTCCCTGAAGCAACGAGTTACATATTACCGATGGCTGACGGCGGGGAAGGGACAGTTGAAGCACTGGTCCAAGCGAGGCAAGGAAAAATTTTAAAAACAAAGGTAACCTCTCCTTTGGGGGAGTCAATTGAGAGCTTTCTTGGACAATTGCCGGACGGGATGGTGGTCTTGGAAATGGCAGCGGCCTCAGGGCTACCCCTTGTACCCGCTGAGCTACGGAATCCACTAGTTACAACAACAAAGGGAACCGGAGAATTGATCCTCAAAGCTATGGATCTTGGGGCACGCGATATTATCCTAGGAATTGGTGGGAGTGCCACGAACGATGGTGGAGCAGGAATGGCTCAAGCACTTGGGGTGAAGCTACTAGATAAAGAGGGTAGAGAACTAAAACCGGGAGGTGGAGAGTTAGTACGATTGGCAAGCATTGATCTCACGCAGGTTGATCCCCGGTTGAAAAACACGAAGATAACAGTGATGTGTGATGTTGATAATCCCCTATGCGGGCCACGAGGAGCATCAGCGGTTTTCGGCCCGCAAAAAGGAGCAAGTTCCGAAATGGTGCAAATTCTAGACCGCAATTTAGAGCATTACGCACAGATTATTAAAGAGCAGCTCGGCCTTGATCTGAAGGATATCCCAGGGTCAGGTGCTGCTGGCGGAATAGGAGCAGGTTTACTGGCTTTTACGAACGCTGAACTAAAGACAGGAGTAGAGACCATTCTAGATACGGTTAAGTTTGATCAGATGCAAGAAGAGGCGGATCTCATTATTACAGGGGAAGGTCGGATTGATAGCCAATCGCTCTATGGAAAAGTACCCATGGGAGTTGTTAAGAGGGCGGTTAAGCAAGCGAAGCCAGTACTTGCCATCGTGGGATCGATCGGTCCTGGTGCAGAAGCTCTTTATGATTATGGTCTCAGTTCCATTGTGAGTATTGTGAATGGTCCGATGATGCTGGAAACGTCAATTGAACAAGCGTATGAGTTGACGATCGGGGCAACGGAAAGAGCATTTCGAATTCTTCAGATTTCTTTATGA
- a CDS encoding TerC family protein — protein sequence MGLLSPEFFSAILSIVLMDLVLGGDNAIVIGMAARNLPAKDQNKVIFIGTGGAIVIRSLATIIAVWLLKIPGLMLAGGLLLVWMAYKLLVEDKSEENNIESSSNLWGAVRTIIIADAVMGLDNVLAVAGASHGSPLLVICGLLISIPIVVWGSTLVIKAINRFPIIIPIGAAVIAHTAATMIMGEPFIRNFVGDSSLIEWGLSIILISGVLIVGYQKKKQRTRSNDQQEIA from the coding sequence ATGGGATTATTAAGTCCTGAATTCTTCAGTGCAATTCTCTCCATCGTACTTATGGACTTGGTTCTAGGTGGAGATAATGCCATTGTCATCGGGATGGCCGCACGAAATTTACCAGCCAAAGATCAAAATAAAGTCATATTTATCGGTACAGGAGGAGCAATTGTCATCCGTTCTCTCGCAACCATTATTGCAGTTTGGTTGCTGAAAATCCCAGGATTAATGCTAGCCGGCGGTCTTCTTCTTGTCTGGATGGCTTATAAACTTCTTGTCGAAGATAAAAGCGAAGAAAACAATATCGAATCCAGCTCAAATTTGTGGGGTGCGGTTCGGACAATTATCATTGCCGATGCCGTGATGGGGTTAGATAATGTTTTGGCAGTAGCAGGTGCTTCACATGGTAGCCCTCTACTCGTAATCTGCGGTCTTCTGATTAGTATTCCTATCGTGGTTTGGGGTAGTACCCTTGTTATTAAAGCGATTAATCGCTTCCCGATCATTATCCCCATCGGTGCTGCTGTTATTGCTCACACTGCAGCAACTATGATCATGGGTGAACCATTTATTCGGAATTTTGTAGGAGACAGTTCCCTCATTGAATGGGGACTTAGCATTATCTTAATTTCTGGCGTATTGATTGTTGGTTATCAGAAGAAAAAACAGCGCACTCGCTCTAATGATCAACAAGAAATTGCCTAA
- the hgcB gene encoding mercury methylation ferredoxin HgcB: MRNTYLKNVSTLKIESDKCIGCGRCLEVCPHHVFILSERKSVIIDKDHCMECGACVRNCPVNALEVKPGVGCASAIIKGWLTGTEPSCDCSEGGCC, from the coding sequence GTGAGAAATACCTATTTAAAGAATGTGTCAACCTTAAAAATAGAGTCCGATAAATGTATAGGTTGTGGGCGATGCCTTGAAGTTTGCCCGCATCACGTTTTTATCCTAAGTGAGAGAAAGTCGGTCATTATTGATAAAGATCACTGTATGGAATGTGGCGCATGTGTTAGAAATTGTCCAGTTAATGCTTTAGAAGTTAAGCCCGGTGTCGGTTGTGCCTCTGCAATTATTAAGGGATGGCTAACAGGGACGGAACCGAGCTGTGATTGCTCAGAGGGTGGTTGTTGCTAA
- the hgcA gene encoding mercury methylation corrinoid protein HgcA: MEILSREIKVTKTSTELTFQDILGAWKVRWGINRMDYRVEPGLYSVGNPNPNSPIMVSANYKLSFDMLRKDLKGLDVWILVIDTKGVNVWCAAGKGAFGTQELLNRIAIVQLGKVVSHRTLILPQLGAPGISAHEVTKHSGFKIIYGPVKAKDISAFINSGMKATVEMRAVTFHTYDRLVLTPVELVNSLKVSLMIFGILFLLDLLGIGPFGFVDFYAYMGAVIIGCVVTPVLLPWIPGRAFAWKGWLLGLIWAVLVNGLNGWPNLPQYSILRALGYLLILPPIAAYYAMNFTGSSTFTSFSGVLKEMKIALPAIIISISLGIVLVLVNSFITL, encoded by the coding sequence ATGGAAATATTGAGCCGGGAAATAAAAGTGACGAAGACTTCCACCGAATTAACCTTTCAGGATATTTTAGGTGCGTGGAAGGTCCGATGGGGAATTAACCGGATGGATTATAGAGTTGAGCCTGGCCTTTATAGCGTGGGTAATCCCAATCCGAATTCTCCGATAATGGTGAGTGCTAATTATAAATTAAGCTTCGATATGTTAAGAAAAGACCTAAAAGGGTTAGATGTTTGGATTTTAGTCATAGATACAAAAGGAGTCAATGTTTGGTGCGCAGCCGGTAAGGGTGCCTTTGGAACTCAGGAACTCCTTAACCGCATAGCTATAGTCCAGCTTGGGAAAGTTGTGTCGCATCGAACCTTAATTTTACCTCAATTGGGAGCACCTGGGATAAGTGCACATGAGGTTACGAAGCACTCTGGTTTTAAAATCATCTATGGACCAGTGAAAGCCAAAGATATCTCCGCGTTTATCAATTCAGGAATGAAAGCCACGGTAGAAATGCGGGCAGTCACATTTCATACATATGATCGATTAGTTTTAACTCCAGTTGAATTAGTCAATTCGCTCAAGGTTTCTCTAATGATTTTTGGGATTCTCTTTTTGTTAGACCTTCTAGGGATTGGCCCTTTTGGCTTTGTTGATTTTTACGCGTATATGGGGGCAGTGATCATTGGGTGCGTAGTAACTCCGGTATTACTCCCTTGGATTCCAGGTCGGGCTTTTGCATGGAAGGGCTGGTTATTAGGTTTGATTTGGGCAGTACTCGTTAATGGATTAAATGGGTGGCCTAACCTACCCCAATATAGTATCTTAAGAGCATTGGGGTATTTACTCATCCTACCTCCTATAGCGGCGTACTATGCGATGAATTTTACAGGTTCCTCGACTTTCACGTCTTTTTCAGGTGTTTTGAAAGAAATGAAAATTGCTCTTCCAGCGATTATTATTTCGATATCCTTGGGGATAGTATTAGTTCTAGTTAATAGTTTCATTACTCTTTAA
- a CDS encoding GntR family transcriptional regulator, producing the protein MTNSPVYLRILKEIKEKINSSVLKPGDILPAKSSLSQQYGVSRATVRNGLALLVVEQKFFDIVNKPIWLWISRRNFGAAKYRSRK; encoded by the coding sequence ATGACAAATAGTCCGGTTTATCTCAGAATATTGAAAGAGATAAAAGAGAAGATCAACAGCTCTGTATTAAAACCGGGTGACATTCTCCCTGCAAAATCTTCTTTGAGTCAACAATATGGGGTTAGCAGAGCGACAGTAAGAAATGGACTAGCTCTTTTGGTTGTCGAACAAAAATTTTTCGATATCGTAAATAAACCCATCTGGTTATGGATTTCTCGGAGAAATTTCGGCGCAGCAAAATATAGAAGTCGCAAGTGA
- a CDS encoding cell wall-binding repeat-containing protein, whose amino-acid sequence MNKKGIVPILILWSSLLIGTPAYATSNNLNSAMNSPQIMRTDRLSGYTRYETAKVISEYYSNGKVKNVILTTGNDFADALSASVFAHEKEAPILLVDSSVVSSKDALDYIHDHLDLAGTVYIMGGNGIIGTEFEATLNELGFKNTVRIAGKDRYDTSYMIASSLKDTMVSNVVISSGEQYPDALSISSFAANNGWPILLSPHDALPQEVEEFLRARKPSKVYITGGEGAISDNVKSKIRSVLPQAEVERLTGQSRFDTNAIIAETFAPNPSTVYLATGYGFADALAGSIVASKNGDPIIFIDPSVPALPKSVASYFGKLSGKKLRPNIVSFGGSGVVPDEIVEKSSNLILGLAKETSISSIDDITATIIQNKDYSLPTTVQAQLYNSDFLDVPVKWNPTSVDTSSVGESVFNGTVDGYEKSIKLHLNVQEPLPIAQYSTYFDSRQVNRTENIRLAAKALDGKVLAPGERFSFNESVGERTAEAGYKEAMIIVGKEFVPGLGGGVCQVSSTLYNVVNLAGLEILERHAHSLEITYVPYGQDATVAYGVLDFRFKNSTDTFLLIRSFVEGDTLTFQLYKK is encoded by the coding sequence GTGAACAAAAAAGGAATTGTACCTATTTTAATTTTATGGAGTAGCCTTCTTATAGGAACACCAGCTTATGCTACTTCGAATAATCTCAATTCAGCTATGAACTCACCACAAATTATGAGAACGGATAGACTTTCTGGGTATACAAGATATGAGACGGCGAAGGTAATCTCTGAGTACTACTCCAATGGAAAGGTGAAGAATGTCATTCTCACAACTGGGAATGATTTTGCAGATGCTTTATCTGCAAGTGTCTTTGCCCATGAAAAGGAAGCCCCGATACTCTTAGTTGATTCATCAGTTGTGAGTTCTAAAGATGCTTTGGATTATATCCATGATCATCTTGATTTAGCTGGAACGGTTTATATCATGGGGGGTAATGGCATCATTGGTACCGAATTCGAAGCGACCCTTAATGAGCTTGGCTTCAAAAATACGGTAAGAATAGCGGGTAAAGACAGGTATGATACATCTTACATGATCGCTAGCTCGCTTAAAGATACAATGGTATCTAATGTTGTGATATCCTCCGGAGAACAATATCCTGATGCCTTGAGTATATCAAGTTTTGCAGCAAATAACGGCTGGCCCATTTTATTATCTCCGCATGATGCACTTCCTCAAGAAGTAGAAGAATTTTTGCGGGCACGGAAGCCATCAAAAGTATACATAACCGGTGGAGAAGGAGCCATTTCGGACAATGTAAAATCCAAAATTAGGAGTGTGTTACCCCAGGCTGAGGTCGAACGGCTGACAGGACAATCTCGATTCGATACGAATGCCATCATCGCTGAAACGTTTGCACCGAACCCATCAACAGTCTACTTAGCTACTGGTTATGGTTTCGCGGATGCTTTAGCAGGGAGTATTGTGGCTTCTAAGAATGGAGATCCCATAATATTTATCGACCCTTCTGTACCTGCGTTACCAAAGTCAGTCGCCAGTTATTTTGGTAAACTTTCAGGAAAAAAATTAAGACCAAATATAGTTTCATTTGGGGGCAGTGGAGTTGTGCCAGATGAGATTGTCGAAAAATCAAGTAACTTGATTTTGGGATTAGCGAAGGAAACAAGTATTTCTTCTATTGACGATATAACTGCAACGATTATTCAAAATAAAGACTATTCTTTACCAACAACAGTTCAGGCTCAACTTTATAACAGTGATTTCCTCGATGTTCCTGTGAAGTGGAATCCGACATCTGTCGATACGAGCAGTGTAGGGGAGAGTGTTTTTAATGGAACTGTCGATGGATATGAAAAATCAATCAAGCTTCATCTTAATGTTCAGGAACCCTTGCCGATAGCTCAATATTCAACTTACTTTGATTCGCGCCAGGTCAATCGTACGGAGAACATTCGCCTTGCTGCAAAGGCTCTTGATGGAAAAGTATTAGCACCTGGTGAACGATTCTCCTTCAATGAGAGTGTGGGAGAACGAACGGCTGAAGCAGGTTATAAAGAGGCAATGATCATTGTAGGAAAAGAGTTTGTCCCAGGGCTCGGAGGGGGAGTTTGCCAAGTTTCTTCGACGCTTTATAATGTCGTAAATCTTGCAGGTTTAGAAATTCTCGAAAGACATGCGCATTCACTGGAGATAACTTATGTTCCTTACGGGCAGGACGCAACAGTAGCTTATGGAGTTCTTGATTTTAGATTCAAAAATAGCACAGATACGTTTCTCTTAATCCGTAGTTTCGTGGAAGGAGATACGTTAACTTTCCAGCTTTATAAAAAGTAA
- a CDS encoding HD-GYP domain-containing protein, whose amino-acid sequence MRLVNINYVEEGEILARPIVSPFGNVLLQAGITLIQNYINRLSNMGVDVIFIEDDQFEDVEVYTGVSAQTRKAAYSTLQNLTNFVKEGQLSTLGADKIQALIEQMIDDLMASHDILSNIVEIRDYDNYTYRHSINTTVIALLLGIAMGWDNSRLLEFGMGVIMHDIGKMKIPQEILNKKGPLTESEFIEIKKHAEYGFELLRKNQDFSILSAHIAFQHQEKWDGTGYPRGLKGTEIHEFGRVAAVADVYEALTSKRVYREAMQPHEAFEYVVSQRGTHFEPRVLDIFSKSIAVYPSGSGVKLSNGQRGNVIRQNPAFPTRPYVRVTHEGDIRLLRPIDYNLAEHPSLMIVGVVNK is encoded by the coding sequence ATGCGTTTAGTGAACATTAATTATGTTGAAGAGGGAGAGATTTTGGCTCGCCCCATCGTAAGTCCCTTTGGAAATGTCTTGCTACAAGCTGGGATTACTTTGATCCAAAATTATATCAACCGCTTAAGCAATATGGGGGTTGATGTTATCTTTATCGAAGATGATCAGTTTGAAGACGTGGAAGTCTATACTGGCGTATCCGCACAAACGCGCAAAGCAGCCTATTCTACGTTGCAGAATCTAACTAATTTTGTTAAAGAAGGCCAACTGAGTACGCTGGGCGCAGATAAGATTCAAGCCTTAATTGAGCAGATGATTGATGATCTCATGGCGAGCCATGATATCTTAAGCAACATTGTAGAAATTCGTGATTATGATAATTATACATATCGTCATTCAATAAATACTACAGTTATCGCTCTCCTCCTTGGAATTGCAATGGGTTGGGACAATTCGAGACTCCTAGAATTTGGAATGGGCGTTATTATGCATGATATTGGTAAGATGAAAATTCCGCAAGAAATACTCAATAAAAAAGGGCCGTTGACAGAGTCTGAATTTATTGAAATTAAAAAACATGCCGAATATGGCTTTGAGCTTCTACGAAAGAATCAGGATTTCAGCATACTTTCCGCTCATATTGCCTTTCAGCATCAGGAAAAATGGGATGGAACGGGCTACCCGCGCGGACTCAAGGGAACTGAAATTCATGAATTTGGGCGAGTCGCGGCTGTGGCTGATGTTTACGAAGCTCTAACGAGTAAAAGAGTTTATCGAGAAGCAATGCAACCTCATGAAGCGTTTGAATATGTTGTGTCTCAGCGTGGAACGCATTTTGAACCTCGAGTCCTTGATATCTTTTCTAAGAGCATCGCGGTCTATCCATCAGGCTCTGGTGTGAAATTAAGCAATGGACAGCGAGGAAATGTTATCCGACAAAATCCTGCATTTCCGACTCGCCCTTATGTCCGAGTGACGCATGAAGGGGATATTCGTTTACTCCGTCCTATTGACTATAATTTAGCTGAGCACCCCTCGCTGATGATTGTTGGGGTCGTGAATAAGTAA
- a CDS encoding tyrosine-type recombinase/integrase, translating into MAQFRNRGSNVWQIGIYLGKDDEGKKQTHYETFYGSKPQAKLYAGKIEAELKKKMNVPKAHDMTMNNLFDDYLKYKETRIELSTYKTYERQIDRLRPLVGNLYLYSVNSEQIRKSLKPLEDDSNLKPRTIKNLYDMLRFVVNWGLSKKYLNDDIVAGLESPMIGHVKRSVLNEDELKLFIKAAKGYKHYLPLKILALTGMRIGELIGLRWENVLLDSNTIKIVEAVNSRTKYLKSTKNKNSKREIELDEEIIQELKEHKKVMVKLSRAKDSDFVFQSDNGKFLGHETIFKTKESVLKKAGLHHIRIHDLRHGVGSILLDHGESITTVAEQLGQVPSTTAGNYSHALKKGHSLAILLK; encoded by the coding sequence ATGGCACAATTTAGGAATCGTGGTAGTAATGTTTGGCAAATCGGAATCTATTTGGGGAAGGATGATGAAGGTAAAAAGCAAACTCACTACGAAACTTTTTATGGAAGCAAACCACAAGCAAAACTCTATGCAGGAAAAATTGAAGCTGAATTAAAGAAGAAAATGAATGTCCCAAAAGCGCATGATATGACTATGAATAATTTGTTTGACGATTATCTGAAGTACAAAGAGACTAGGATTGAACTAAGCACGTACAAGACCTATGAACGTCAAATAGACAGACTTAGACCTTTAGTTGGTAACTTATATTTATACTCTGTAAATTCAGAGCAAATAAGAAAAAGCTTAAAGCCATTAGAAGATGATTCAAACTTGAAACCAAGGACAATAAAGAATTTATACGATATGTTAAGATTTGTTGTTAATTGGGGATTGTCGAAAAAGTATTTGAATGATGATATTGTGGCTGGTCTTGAATCTCCTATGATAGGACATGTCAAAAGATCCGTACTAAATGAAGATGAATTAAAACTGTTTATTAAAGCTGCCAAAGGATACAAACATTATTTGCCACTCAAAATCTTAGCCTTAACCGGAATGCGAATTGGGGAACTGATTGGTTTAAGGTGGGAGAATGTTCTATTAGACAGTAATACGATTAAAATTGTTGAAGCAGTCAATTCAAGAACTAAATATCTTAAAAGCACAAAAAACAAAAACAGTAAACGAGAAATTGAACTTGATGAAGAAATTATTCAAGAGCTCAAGGAACATAAAAAAGTAATGGTAAAGTTGAGCAGGGCAAAAGATAGTGATTTTGTATTTCAGAGCGATAATGGCAAATTCCTTGGTCATGAAACCATCTTCAAAACAAAAGAGAGTGTACTGAAAAAAGCGGGTTTACATCATATTCGTATTCATGATTTGAGACATGGAGTAGGTTCTATTTTATTGGATCATGGTGAATCAATAACTACTGTTGCAGAACAATTAGGGCAAGTACCAAGCACTACCGCAGGAAATTATAGTCATGCACTTAAAAAAGGACATAGTTTGGCTATTCTTTTAAAATAA
- a CDS encoding helix-turn-helix domain-containing protein, producing the protein MVETLEYYTVPEVAQILKVSKSYIYDLVNYKHLESVKLSERRTRISKESLEEFMKNEKGNDMMYNKVVQPLPRRGRKPNGTI; encoded by the coding sequence ATGGTTGAAACGTTAGAATATTATACAGTTCCAGAGGTAGCTCAGATCCTTAAAGTTTCCAAGTCATATATCTATGACCTGGTTAATTATAAACATCTAGAATCTGTCAAGTTATCAGAGAGAAGAACTCGTATTTCAAAAGAATCTCTGGAAGAATTTATGAAGAATGAAAAGGGAAACGATATGATGTATAATAAAGTTGTCCAACCCCTTCCAAGAAGGGGGCGTAAACCAAATGGCACAATTTAG
- a CDS encoding peptidoglycan recognition protein family protein yields the protein MEVRPCKITLIDLHHSAGHEKNTEEIRQYHKNIRGYGDIGYSAVIESDGTVGKGRDTYYSGAHDPGLAPDGSRFTMNQRAYSICHIGNFQSPNADKMTDVQFNSSVKHCVEKCKELGIIPSKATIKEHKDQFATACPGDNFPYDRYVKEVTNLYNGDDLHMERVVLLNTPEPKDMILVKEYFDYTSVCPIFFRVNGNQAPEEVFKANELVIIGGADVPNHPNRKYFSGASWFGTVAKVGQNIGQN from the coding sequence ATGGAAGTTAGACCTTGTAAAATAACCCTTATAGATTTACACCACTCAGCAGGGCACGAAAAAAACACAGAAGAAATTAGACAATACCATAAAAATATTCGCGGTTATGGAGATATTGGTTATAGTGCGGTAATTGAATCTGATGGTACGGTAGGTAAAGGCAGAGATACTTATTATAGTGGTGCACATGATCCTGGATTAGCACCTGATGGTTCTAGATTTACAATGAATCAAAGAGCCTATTCTATATGTCATATTGGAAATTTTCAAAGTCCAAATGCAGATAAAATGACAGATGTTCAATTTAATAGTTCGGTTAAGCATTGCGTAGAAAAGTGTAAAGAACTTGGTATTATCCCATCTAAGGCAACCATTAAAGAACATAAAGATCAGTTCGCCACGGCTTGCCCAGGTGATAATTTTCCCTATGATAGATACGTGAAAGAAGTAACTAATTTATATAATGGAGATGATTTACATATGGAACGCGTAGTTTTACTTAATACACCAGAACCTAAAGATATGATTCTTGTTAAAGAGTATTTTGATTATACATCTGTTTGCCCCATTTTCTTTAGAGTTAATGGTAATCAAGCACCTGAAGAAGTTTTTAAAGCTAATGAATTAGTTATTATTGGTGGAGCAGATGTTCCAAATCATCCAAATCGTAAATATTTTAGTGGAGCTAGTTGGTTTGGAACTGTTGCAAAGGTTGGTCAAAATATAGGTCAAAATTAA